One window of the Torulaspora delbrueckii CBS 1146 chromosome 6, complete genome genome contains the following:
- the RTC6 gene encoding mitochondrial 54S ribosomal protein bL36m (similar to Saccharomyces cerevisiae YPL183W-A; ancestral locus Anc_6.178) has product MLRRSLFPTIARSCTQLGRITSSSSALLTRPTSIPSCSSVLNNQALAPFLTRGFKVRTSVKKFCSECYIVRRKGRVYVYCKSNKKHKQRQG; this is encoded by the coding sequence ATGTTACGGCGCTCACTGTTCCCAACCATTGCAAGGTCCTGTACTCAATTGGGCAGAATTACCTCTAGCTCTTCGGCGCTCCTGACAAGGCCAACGTCTATTCCATCCTGTTCCAGTGTACTCAATAATCAGGCTTTGGCGCCATTTCTCACCAGAGGTTTCAAAGTAAGGACATCCGTGAAGAAATTCTGCAGTGAATGTTATATTGTTAGGCGGAAAGGTAGAGTATATGTCTACTGTAAATCTAACAAAAAGCACAAACAGCGTCAAGGTTGA
- the RTT10 gene encoding tRNA (34-2'-O)-methyltransferase regulator RTT10 (similar to Saccharomyces cerevisiae YPL183C; ancestral locus Anc_6.177), with protein sequence MEYLTHYGPSLCVKLQGNLVYAGYGPFLHVHDLETGELINRCRIFRRNKIHGIAVNGEGALLLFGARSISIIGSKDASGCPDMSQDEKLLDEWIMSGQFSQTGDQTYLLTSYNKVLIRDLEGNVLATKGIDGEKSILYSGSITVFGPDKVLINAGTVMGGVLIWDLYEEELLHNLKGHEGSIFYVTISENGRYVASCSDDRSVRLWDLTTGDLLSVGWGHTARIWNLKFYDNSSKLVSVSEDCTCRVWKIVEDEESQASLEQKGVYEAHLTKNIWGVDVDSCGRKAITSGNDGRLKVIELDHPRIDNDEQSYTLQEIADQTGIIADKDEIIKGFHWFDFGLVAITSQGKIVLFESFNDTWTFLFTDDQFASYSSTHGISSDNVVVFANNKSDLLALKFDKDGKHVIAKTKMHVSDLTKTNNCMIRKESPTTFLVLLESPNPRENLVCMRFNLSTLEMEKTFSLKKPESFVSSCLEVYQHFLLVGSRFSTLAVFDLKKVECPAYLISKMTPGDTTTSIQFVEDLGDSQVFSVTNRDGYYTFIKIYLKGASRGDGKDYEIIQSNKIVRGFLEGAQFNAHGDYITHGFKSSLFYIYNETSCYEITSHICGGAHRQWKLCEDDKGSILVYIKASTLFFKRFNNSKTPETLCAGIHGREIRDITIRKQKKYKDGYLFCTGSEDTTIKLMHVNEQSGKMTNYWTQRKHVSGLQRCQFIKENLMISSSAREELFLWELNTEGDSRPYIALRQSLPVSSNLPDLRIMDFDVKFLGASQNFILATVYSDSTIKVWLYDSEQNTFTTIINGDYKTCCILNVFLTPICDQLFLAIAPTDGHLIFYNITEHIPFEIDEKSGELIDNDLDLSLMDLPDYDCRLEVHQSGIKCMSHVLEQGNELFIYTGGDDNALGITIAKLDAATGKLNARVLDFQPQAAASTMTSCSLISNGTKLLTTSVDQIVRLWDITENKLIKHSSEYTTIADTGCSDAVQTKDTRHLALIGGVGLSALRIDL encoded by the coding sequence ATGGAATACCTGACACATTATGGGCCCTCACTGTGTGTGAAGCTCCAAGGAAACCTGGTTTATGCGGGTTATGGGCCATTTTTACATGTTCATGATCTTGAGACTGGAGAACTGATCAACAGGTGTCGTATTTTCCGTCGAAATAAAATTCACGGTATTGCAGTTAACGGTGAAGGTGCTTTACTTTTGTTTGGTGCGAGATCTATCTCGATAATTGGATCGAAAGATGCTAGCGGTTGTCCGGATATGTCACAAGATGAAAAGTTACTAGATGAATGGATCATGAGCGGCCAGTTTAGCCAAACTGGAGACCAGACTTACTTGCTGACTTCCTATAATAAAGTTTTAATAAGGGATTTGGAAGGAAATGTATTGGCTACCAAAGGAATTGATGGCGAAAAGTCTATATTATATTCTGGGTCAATTACTGTCTTTGGCCCAGACAAGGTGCTTATCAACGCAGGAACAGTCATGGGTGGTGTATTGATATGGGATCTTTACGAAGAGGAATTGTTACACAATTTGAAAGGCCATGAGGGTTCCATTTTCTACGTTACCATTAGCGAAAATGGTCGATATGTTGCTAGTTGTTCCGATGATAGGTCTGTTAGACTATGGGATCTCACAACAGGCGATCTTCTATCAGTCGGCTGGGGTCATACGGCTAGAATATGGAACCTAAAGTTTTATGATAACAGCAGTAAATTGGTTAGTGTCTCTGAGGATTGCACTTGTCGTGTTTGGAAGATTgtagaagatgaagaatcacAAGCGAGTTTGGAGCAAAAAGGTGTGTACGAAGCACATCTCACTAAGAATATTTGGGGTGTGGATGTCGACAGCTGTGGGAGAAAGGCGATTACTTCGGGGAATGACGGTAGATTAAAAGTTATAGAGCTCGATCATCCAAGAATTGATAATGACGAGCAGTCATACACGTTACAAGAAATAGCCGATCAGACTGGCATCATTGCCGATAAGGATGAAATAATAAAGGGATTTCACTGGTTTGATTTTGGCCTGGTTGCGATTACTTCCCAAGGTAAAATAGTGTTgtttgaatctttcaatgataCCTGGACTTTTTTGTTCACTGATGATCAATTTGCATCTTATAGCAGTACTCATGGTATATCGAGTGATAATGTTGTAGTGTTTGCTAACAATAAGAGTGATCTACTAGCTCTGAAGTTTGACAAGGATGGCAAGCACGTTATTGCAAAGACCAAGATGCACGTTTCAGATCTCACCAAAACTAATAATTGCATGATAAGGAAAGAATCCCCCACAACGTTCCTTGTACTCCTTGAATCTCCAAATCCAAGAGAAAACCTGGTATGTATGAGGTTCAATCTTTCTACTTTGGAGATGGAAAAAACTTTTAGCTTGAAAAAGCCTGAAAGttttgtttcttcttgcctGGAAGTCTATCAGCATTTTCTCCTCGTTGGTTCTCGTTTCAGTACGTTAGCAGtctttgatttgaagaaagttgaatGTCCAGCTTACCTGATTAGCAAGATGACTCCAGGGGATACAACAACGTCAATACAATTTGTCGAAGATCTCGGAGATTCTCAAGTCTTTTCAGTCACAAATAGAGATGGTTACTATACCTTCATTAAGATCTATCTGAAGGGAGCAAGCAGAGGAGATGGAAAAGACTACGAAATCATCCAATCTAATAAGATCGTACGAGGCTTCTTAGAGGGTGCTCAGTTCAACGCCCATGGCGATTATATTACTCATGGGTTCAAGTCCAGTTTATTCTATATTTACAACGAGACTTCCTGTTACGAAATTACAAGCCACATTTGCGGTGGAGCTCATCGTCAGTGGAAGCTCTGTGAGGATGATAAAGGTTCAATTTTGGTTTATATCAAGGCATCAAcacttttcttcaaaaggttcAATAATTCAAAAACACCTGAGACCCTATGTGCAGGTATTCATGGAAGAGAGATTAGAGATATAACGATACgaaagcagaagaagtaCAAGGATGGTTACTTGTTCTGCACTGGTTCTGAAGATACAACCATTAAGCTGATGCACGTCAATGAGCAATCCGGCAAAATGACGAACTACTGGACGCAAAGGAAGCATGTCTCAGGTCTACAGAGGTgtcaattcatcaaagaaaacttgatgatttcCTCGTCCGCCAGGGAAGAGCTGTTTCTGTGGGAACTGAATACAGAGGGAGACTCTCGTCCTTATATAGCTTTACGCCAAAGCTTGCCAGTTTCTAGCAATCTTCCAGATCTTAGGATCATGGATTTCGACGTCAAGTTTTTGGGCGCAAGCCAAAATTTCATACTGGCCACAGTTTACTCGGACTCTACTATCAAAGTGTGGTTGTATGATAGCGAACAGAATACCTTCACAACGATAATCAATGGGGACTACAAAACGTGTTGCATCCTCAACGTTTTCCTGACCCCAATTTGCGACCAGCTATTTCTAGCAATTGCTCCAACGGATGGTCATTTGATATTTTACAATATAACTGAGCATATTCCCTTTGAGATCGATGAGAAGAGCGGCGAATTAATTGACAATGATCTTGACCTCTCGCTGATGGATTTACCAGACTACGACTGCCGACTGGAAGTACACCAGTCAGGAATAAAATGCATGAGTCATGTCTTAGAACAAGGCAATGAGCTCTTCATCTATACTGGTGGGGATGACAATGCATTGGGTATTACCATAGCCAAATTGGACGCAGCTACTGGCAAACTGAACGCTCGTGTACTAGACTTCCAGCCACAAGCGGCTGCATCCACGATGACATCCTGCAGTTTGATTTCCAATGGAACAAAGCTTCTCACCACTTCAGTTGATCAAATTGTGAGACTATGGGACATAACAGAAAACAAACTCATAAAGCATAGCAGTGAATATACCACCATCGCTGACACGGGCTGCTCTGATGCTGTCCAAACAAAGGACACTCGTCATTTAGCATTGATAGGCGGTGTGGGACTTTCTGCCTTGAGGATAGATTTATGA
- the IRC19 gene encoding Irc19p (similar to Saccharomyces cerevisiae YLL033W; ancestral locus Anc_4.25), with protein MRWRTISTANAVINSEYTLIKNRAKYFPSKSVQDDHSLHESTMLRIFYRRFMRLRPFVSNRRMVRDTYTDYLRYKFKVENYELKRSIIFSEPPLVSFREELWNSLAFIIKAVSYLPETKQKKWGLARDNTMCRQVFKNLLTLEFEKQSKILRKGQGKDNPYADYRLEFNHIRNPDASPAFKVFGEYDICLLYLNRMLRTRL; from the coding sequence atgagatggCGCACCATCTCCACAGCTAATGCCGTGATCAACAGTGAATATACGCTGATCAAGAACCGAGCCAAATACTTCCCATCAAAAAGTGTTCAAGATGACCATTCCCTCCACGAAAGCACCATGCTTCGAATCTTTTATCGCAGATTTATGAGGCTACGCCCATTTGTGTCAAATCGTCGAATGGTTAGAGATACATATACGGACTATCTTCGATACAAGTTCAAGGTTGAAAATTATGAGCTTAAGAGGTCGATAATTTTTAGTGAGCCACCACTTGTCAGTTTTCGAGAGGAGCTCTGGAACAGCTTAGCGTTCATAATCAAGGCTGTTTCCTATTTGCCAGAGACGAAGCAGAAAAAATGGGGATTAGCTCGGGACAACACTATGTGCCGCCaagttttcaaaaatctaCTGACATTGGAGTTCGAGAAACAATCTAAGATTTTAAGGAAGGGCCAAGGGAAGGATAACCCCTATGCTGATTATAGACTAGAATTCAATCACATCAGAAACCCAGACGCGTCGCCAGCGTTTAAAGTGTTTGGAGAGTATGATATATGCCTGTTGTATCTGAATCGAATGCTACGTACTAGATTGTAA
- the PAN2 gene encoding poly(A)-specific ribonuclease (similar to Saccharomyces cerevisiae PAN2 (YGL094C); ancestral locus Anc_6.176), which translates to MNNWQHSFTHSLDLIEHLKKPYFRYDNREKEATKTSFDARANLIWVGDSYGRVSSYDPNFSLYTRFTAHIGGSAVNDILSHREGILTIGDDSLHFSNRRGITLLNMTSVDVAAFDSLSAMCLGSVEQQDKVYCAGGNPASGIVCVDLNRGCLESIKNYPSKIKLLSSNNKLISIGKQSGAIDVLDPNSSSIIKSFSGHSGTISGMDSRGYTLVTVGKSRRFNSMYADPFVNIYDLRTMQQLPPVSFSKGTTMGAGGADFVQLHPLLPTVMVVASESGSFDFVDLVNPTLRTQYVHPCQSIKDAVLSPNGEHLAFVGNDNLLTTWTRSKDTPSFTSTPEVWEYPDYVDDGMLPKTTSVDDYDYPLSSVGMPYYSQKLLSAWNSVVFRSPGSVPLPIDASIMASTPKPSRKSDSGSLRKYVTARYDRQKYGHRNTVPPYISLKDVRKKIASGTVPDDILRYKPNKEGEVPPAYGKLQLSHGRYGSDNFDFQAFNQTPFSTLDTDGDNTYTNAILQLYRFVPELFNFVVGCLKDENFQSNSLLTEVGYLYDMMDRSKGTVCRSTNFQSSLNSLEEANQLGLTNELPSDLQMLKKSILAEEKLSSSPEKLQKGLAQKFNEFLLARLIHEERHKDKPSAALEDLFGFHLDSVVRSNSSQFEKSSSVVPTLTVLSPARNGSKFGSKRLNNQTILPYLESSMKRVKHIAGSKQEILGYERTIRNLPAVLSLDILLSESEWNIVKSVRNWLSKDFFATISKDKALIQPSLADLKGNAPIFKYQLNGYVAQITDNNCETRLVTYARKFDAKSEQFKWYMFNGYLAVEIEEEEALNISYWWKKVETVIYCDAEEIRKPFFSVDTYPINYEILFRDHFANKLRESAKVEYQLLTKEEAPQPGTMVAIDAEFVILNEELSDIDCHGVKTIVKPKKTALARLSAIRCAKGQSFGIPFIDDYIFNKDHIEDYVTRYSGISPGDLDLDLSTKPLVSREVTYRKVWLLMQLGCVFIGHGLSNDFKHININIPPKQIRDTAIYFLRGKRYLSLRYLAFALLDRNIQEGNHDSIEDAYTALILYQKYLDLERDGTLEHVLDKIYSEGRALNYRVPF; encoded by the coding sequence ATGAACAATTGGCAACACTCTTTTACTCATTCGCTGGACCTTATAGAGCACTTGAAAAAGCCCTATTTCAGATATGACAATAGAGAGAAGGAAGCTACGAAGACAAGTTTTGATGCCCGGGCAAATCTGATATGGGTTGGTGACAGCTACGGTCGCGTTTCCTCTTACGATCCCAATTTCTCTCTATATACTCGTTTTACTGCGCATATTGGTGGATCAGCGGTCAACGATATATTGAGTCATAGAGAAGGTATCCTGACCATAGGTGACGACTCActgcatttttcaaaccGCAGAGGGATTACTTTGTTAAATATGACCAGTGTTGATGTAGCTGCCTTCGATTCGCTTAGCGCGATGTGTCTGGGATCTGTAGAACAGCAGGACAAAGTATACTGCGCTGGAGGGAATCCTGCATCTGGGATAGTATGTGTTGATTTGAACAGAGGATGCCTCGAATCCATTAAAAATTATCCTTCGAAAATTAAGCTGTTATCGTCTAACAACAAACTTATATCGATCGGCAAACAGTCAGGAGCTATTGACGTCCTGGACCCCAACTCTAGTAGCATAATCAAGTCATTTTCAGGACACTCGGGAACCATATCAGGTATGGATTCTCGTGGTTATACTTTAGTCACAGTTGGCAagtcaagaagattcaACAGTATGTATGCAGATCCTTTCGTGAACATCTACGATTTGAGAACTATGCAGCAGCTACCCCCTGTCTCGTTTTCTAAGGGTACAACTATGGGTGCCGGAGGTGCTGATTTTGTTCAGCTTCATCCTTTGCTTCCAACAGTAATGGTGGTGGCATCTGAGTCTGGCTCATTCGATTTCGTCGATCTGGTAAACCCTACATTGAGAACACAGTATGTTCATCCCTGCCAATCCATAAAGGATGCGGTATTGTCACCTAACGGAGAACATTTAGCCTTTGTTGGAAACGATAATCTCTTAACTACATGGACAAGATCGAAGGACACGCCTTCTTTCACGAGCACGCCAGAAGTTTGGGAGTATCCAGACTATGTCGATGACGGAATGCTTCCAAAGACTACTTCTGTAGATGATTATGATTATCCATTGAGCAGCGTTGGGATGCCCTACTATAGCCAGAAACTTTTATCCGCATGGAACAGCGTCGTCTTCAGAAGCCCTGGTTCAGTGCCTTTACCGATCGATGCCAGCATAATGGCATCCACACCAAAACCCAGTAGGAAAAGTGATTCTGGCAGCCTTCGAAAGTATGTCACTGCTCGTTATGATAGGCAAAAGTATGGGCACAGAAACACTGTACCACCTTACATAAGCCTGAAAGACGTGCGAAAGAAGATTGCATCCGGAACGGTGCCTGATGACATATTGAGATATAAGCccaacaaagaaggagaGGTTCCTCCAGCATACGGTAAATTGCAGTTGAGTCACGGTCGCTATGGATCAGACAATTTCGATTTCCAAGCATTTAATCAGACACCGTTCTCCACATTGGACACAGACGGTGACAATACTTACACCAACGCTATATTGCAACTATATCGCTTTGTCCCTGagttgttcaattttgTCGTTGGGTGCTtaaaagatgaaaatttCCAATCTAACTCTTTGTTAACTGAAGTGGGATATTTATATGATATGATGGACAGATCAAAGGGTACAGTGTGTCGATCGACCAATTTTCAATCATCGCTGAACTCTTTGGAGGAGGCGAATCAGCTTGGACTCACAAATGAGCTTCCTAGcgatcttcaaatgctcaAAAAATCGATTTTAGCAGAAGAGAAGTTATCTTCCAGTCCTGAGAAGCTGCAAAAAGGGTTGGCACAGaaattcaatgaatttttaCTGGCGCGTCTGATTCATGAAGAACGTCACAAAGACAAGCCTAGCGCAGCTCTTGAGGATCTTTTTGGTTTCCATCTAGATTCGGTGGTACGCTCCAACTCTAGccaatttgagaaatcttcaagcGTTGTTCCGACCTTGACGGTTTTATCTCCTGCTAGAAACGGCTCCAAGTTTGGGAGCAAACGACTTAATAACCAAACCATCCTACCTTATCTCGaatcatcaatgaaaagGGTCAAGCACATTGCTGGTAGCAAACAGGAGATCTTAGGATATGAGAGAACCATTAGAAACTTACCTGCAGTATTATCACTGGACATCCTTCTTTCGGAATCCGAGTGGAACATTGTGAAATCTGTTCGTAATTGGCTTTCAAAGGATTTTTTTGCAACAATCTCTAAAGACAAGGCATTGATTCAACCAAGCTTGGCAGATCTGAAAGGCAACGCTCCAATATTCAAGTACCAGCTAAACGGTTATGTCGCTCAAATCACTGATAACAATTGCGAGACGCGTCTGGTAACGTATGCTCGTAAGTTCGATGCCAAGTCTGAGCAGTTCAAGTGGTACATGTTCAATGGGTACTTGGCGGTCGAAatagaagaagaggaagccCTCAACATCTCGTACTGGTGGAAGAAGGTGGAGACTGTAATATACTGTGACGCAGAAGAGATACGAAAACCATTCTTTTCTGTGGATACATATCCCATTAATTACGAAATATTATTTCGAGATCATTTCGCTAATAAGCTTAGGGAATCGGCAAAGGTAGAGTATCAATTGCTTACAAAGGAAGAGGCGCCGCAGCCTGGAACTATGGTTGCCATTGATGCTGAATTCgtgattttgaatgaagagTTGAGTGATATTGATTGTCATGGTGTCAAGACAATCGTTAAGCCCAAAAAAACGGCTCTGGCCAGGCTGTCGGCAATCAGATGCGCTAAAGGGCAATCCTTTGGCATACCATTTATTGATGATTACATTTTCAACAAGGACCATATTGAAGACTACGTGACGAGGTATAGCGGAATATCTCCCGGTGATCTTGACTTAGACTTGAGTACAAAACCATTAGTTTCGAGAGAAGTTACCTACAGGAAAGTCTGGCTCCTGATGCAATTGGGATGCGTGTTTATCGGGCATGGGTTAAGTAACGATTTCAAGCACATTAATATCAATATACCTCCCAAACAGATAAGAGACACGGCAATATACTTCTTGCGGGGGAAGCGGTATTTGTCATTAAGGTATCTGGCCTTCGCCCTTCTAGATAGAAACATCCAAGAGGGAAATCATGACTCGATAGAAGACGCATACACTGCGTTGATATTATATCAGAAGTACCTAGATCTTGAAAGGGATGGTACCTTAGAACATGTGCTAGATAAAATATACTCAGAAGGAAGAGCGCTGAATTATCGAGTACCGTTCTAG